CTCGCCGTACGAGGTGGACCTGGTGTCACTTAGTAGGCTCACCGACTTCAGGACGAACGAGGACGGGCACATCATGGTCCCAGTCTTCACCGACCTGAAGCGGCACGACATGGGTGACATCCTCAACAATGAGGTGCTCGAAGAGGAAGGCGTGCCAACCGGCGAGTGGCTGACTCGTAAGCTGTGGGGATTCGCGAGCGAGCCGCCGTTCCTGCACCATGGGCGTGCGACGCTGATGTCGGAGGCGATCCTGGCGCACGGAGGCGAGGCGATCGAGAGTCGGGAGTCGTTCGCGAGTCTAGTCGCGGAGGACCAGGCAACGGTCATCGAGTTTCTTAAGACACTTCAGTTGCCGCCTGAGGAGGCTGACGGGCTGGAAGAAGGCAGCACGCTTACGTTAGGGAGCGACGTGCTATGGTCGGCCGTCGGAGGAGGTGTGGCAGGGGCGGTAATCGCGCTGGTTTGCGTGTGGGCATTCATTAGGAGACATGAGAGGCGTGCTTGAAACCCGCCCCTACGGTTCCGTGACCAATAGCTTCTGGTTGGGAGCGATGTCCCTAAGAGTCTGCTCAGTGCCACTGGGCCACAAGATCGTGATCTCGTCCACGGAGTATGCTGTCCATCGACAGGTAGCTGGAACCTGCCCGGACCTCCTGGACCTGAACCAGGGGCTCATCAGCTCCTGGAGGCGTGTACGTCAGATAAACGCGGGCTCCGATTCCGTCGGCGTTTGAGCCAGTGCCGTCTACGGCCATTCTGCCTTGGAGCCGCAGGGATATCCAGTTGTTCGCTCCACCACCGTTCATCCAGATGAAGAGCGGCCCCTTCATGTTTGCCATTGTCTCGTAGGACCCCTGCCAGACCGGCCCGCTGCTGTTGGTGCCGATGAGGTCCAGGTAGCCGTCTCCATCCAGGTCGCCATGGGCGAGGCCCTTGCCGTTCTCGTGGAACTTAGGGTTCATCTTCCGAGCGTTGATGTTGTCCATAGGGTCGTCAGGGCTGCGCTCGGAGTAGTCTACGCCGAGGATGTCCAGGAGCTGCGCTTCTATGGTGATGTCCCGGAATGTGCCATCTCCGAATCCCTCCAGCATGCGTCGACCGCCGGGGCCATCTCCCCGGCCACCCGTGGAACCCAACCAGTAGAGGTCCTGGTCGCCGTCGTTGTCGAAGTCAAAGAATGTTGCGCCGAATCCGAATTCATATGCCGCAATCCCAGTTGGAGGATCGAAGGTGCCGTGTACCTTCGCTGGGTCGAGCGAGAGAGGGGGCATATCGGGGCTGGGTGTTATCTCGAGCGTGGGTGCGATGTCGGTGAACGTACCGACCTTCCCGTCAGCCTGGTCGCTCCGAACACTCTCGTTTCTCAGGAGGTAGTGGAAGCAGTTGGCCCACGCAAACTGGATATGGTACTCACAGGTACCTGAAATCTCCTCCTTGGGGGGTCTCATGACCAGGTGATACCCCATGTTGGTGATGAAGACATCTAGGTCTGAGTCGCCATCGATGTCTCCGAATGCAAAACCCATCCAGGCGCCAACGGCGTTAAAGCCCAGGTCGGCGGCGACCGGCGTAAACCTGGGATTCCCGGGAGTGGAGTCGTTGCGATAGATGCGAAGGCGGTTCCCATCGTCGGCCACCCAGAGATCAGGGTCTCGGTCGTCATCGTAGTCGAAGAAGGTGGCGGCGTGGGTCTGTCCAGTAGGTTCGCCGACCCGGTTTCCCCAACGGTCCAAGTCTGTGGGGTCGTATCCCTGGAACATCTCACCTGTGTCGGGGTCCTGGAACATCACAGGCTTGCCATCGTAGCCCCGCATGACAATCTGTCCGCCTCTCACTCCGAGTGGCTCCCCGACCTCATCAAATGTGAGATCGCCGTTGTTCATGTAGAGGAGGTTGTAGTGGCCGGGGTGACTCGGAGAGTTGAAAGTCCGGAAGTCCGGGTCTCCGAGGTTGCTTACGTACAGGTCCAGCCATCCGTCGGAGTCGACATCGGCACAGGCGATAGTGGAAGCAGACCGGATGTTGGAATTCTCGCCAAATGCTGACTCGGTAATGTCCTCGAATGTACCATCCTGACGGTTGAGGAAGAGCCTATCAGTCACAGCCTGCCTGAGCTGTCGGGACTCATCGTCATCAGCCATGGCTGACCTGAAGTCCAGGTCGTCACCTATTACGCCCAGGGCGCCAACATAAATGTCTTGGTATCCGTCATTGTTTATATCGCAGGCCACCACTCCGGAGCTATTGGTGGAAGTGGCCGCGACTCCGGCCTCGATGGCAACGTCGACCAGGACCCCGTCGCCGTTGTTCTTGTAGAGAAAGTTGGCGTGTCCCGCGTCTGAGGTGATGAAGACGTCGTGGTCTCCATCGCGGTCGTAGTCGAAGACCGCAACGCCAGGACGGTCATTCCAGATCATGAAAGCGCTGCCGAGAGTGTCCTGGGCAACGTTCCTGAATGGGGTGACGTTTGGGGCAGATTGTTCAGGCTGGGCTGCGGGCGCTGGAGTTTCAGACTCCCCACAGCCCATCGGTCCACCGATCAGCCAGAGGAGTACGGTAACGACTGTAAGGAGGCCACGCAGGTCTGTTCCTCCAAGACGGGCGAAGGCTGCGCTGGTTGTTTGTAAACCAATGAACCCGACCCTCGACAATGCCGAGGGCCGGGCCTTCTTTCCCTTAGAGTGAATTGGGGCTTAACGGACCTTCAGGAGGGCCTGACCCAACTCAAACAAGGACTGCTACCTGGAAATCCAGACGTTTGTGTATTGCGGGCTTCCAGGATGCTCGGGCGGCACGCCGTGTACCCACGTACGATATGCGCTGGGCATGAAGAAGATGCCGGAGTAGACCTGCGGCGGATCCTCCATGAACGCCTGCTGCATGCCGTCGGCGATCGTCTTCTGGGTCTCGAAGTCGGTCGCGCGAAGGAACTGCTGGTGAAGTTCATCGATCGTCTCGTTATAGTAGCCGAATCCGATGGATGTGCCTCCCCCGGCGAGCATGAAGCTAAACGCGGGATTCTGGCGGTTCCTGATGGTTCCCCAGCTGGTGAAGATGTGCCATCCTTCGCCGGCCAGGCGCTTGGACGTGGCCGTGGCCCAGTCCATACCCGGCATGTCGACGGTGATGCCGATCTCCTCCATCCTCGCCTTGATGACGGGACCAACCGGAGTAATCGTGCTGTAGTCATTCGGGTTCAGAATGACGATGGGCTCTCCGTTATAGCCAGACTCCGCCAC
The window above is part of the Dehalococcoidia bacterium genome. Proteins encoded here:
- a CDS encoding VCBS repeat-containing protein, translating into MIWNDRPGVAVFDYDRDGDHDVFITSDAGHANFLYKNNGDGVLVDVAIEAGVAATSTNSSGVVACDINNDGYQDIYVGALGVIGDDLDFRSAMADDDESRQLRQAVTDRLFLNRQDGTFEDITESAFGENSNIRSASTIACADVDSDGWLDLYVSNLGDPDFRTFNSPSHPGHYNLLYMNNGDLTFDEVGEPLGVRGGQIVMRGYDGKPVMFQDPDTGEMFQGYDPTDLDRWGNRVGEPTGQTHAATFFDYDDDRDPDLWVADDGNRLRIYRNDSTPGNPRFTPVAADLGFNAVGAWMGFAFGDIDGDSDLDVFITNMGYHLVMRPPKEEISGTCEYHIQFAWANCFHYLLRNESVRSDQADGKVGTFTDIAPTLEITPSPDMPPLSLDPAKVHGTFDPPTGIAAYEFGFGATFFDFDNDGDQDLYWLGSTGGRGDGPGGRRMLEGFGDGTFRDITIEAQLLDILGVDYSERSPDDPMDNINARKMNPKFHENGKGLAHGDLDGDGYLDLIGTNSSGPVWQGSYETMANMKGPLFIWMNGGGANNWISLRLQGRMAVDGTGSNADGIGARVYLTYTPPGADEPLVQVQEVRAGSSYLSMDSILRGRDHDLVAQWH
- a CDS encoding ASPIC/UnbV domain-containing protein, which translates into the protein MDEITILWPSGTEQTLRDIAPNQKLLVTEP